In one window of candidate division KSB1 bacterium DNA:
- the ileS gene encoding isoleucine--tRNA ligase translates to MLKKVDSQADFVAIEHKILDFWRENQSFKKLVEKNKGKPRWSFLDGPITANNPMGVHHAWGRTYKDIFQRFHAMTGHELRYQNGFDCQGLWVEVEVEKELGIKSKTDIEAYGIENFVNKCKERVMKYSRIQTEQSIRLGYWMDWDNSYYTMSDINNFTIWLFLKKCYDRGWIYKGHDVMPWCIDCGAAMSQHEIATEGYREIRHDSIYVVFPLVGRENENLLVWTTTPWTLPANVAAAVHPEFTYVKVKQGDQIYYLVRDRVREVMASKGEIEILAEMPGAAMERWEFRSPFEELPAQKGVKHPVLLWDEVSAEDGTGIVHIAPGCGKEDFALGQKHGLPAIAPLDQFGTFIDGFDWLTGQNVMKVAEPIIQNLKEKHILYKKEQITHRYPVCWRHGSELVFRLVDEWFIKMDELRYQIMAITQKIRWMPEYGMQLELDWLKNMSDWMISKKRYWGLALPIYECDQCGHFEVIGSIDELKQRAVEGWDQFVGHSPHRPWIDYVKIACKHCGAKVSRIKDVGNPWLDAGIVPYSTMRYLEDRSYWEKWFPADFITECFPGQFRNWFYAILAMSTVMENREPFKTVLGHALVRDEKGEEMHKSAGNAIWFDDAAEKMGVDTMRWMFAEHNPFTNINFGYGPAKEIRKHLLTLWNSYAFWTNYAILDDINPATLKINFSDLTEIDRWVLAKLQQLIQNAHDNYSDYNVMAFMKAAEEFIDDLSNWYVRRNRRRFWKSEKDNDKKVAYFTLHHVLVTLIKLLAPVIPFLTEEMYQNLVRSCDPSAPESVHHCDFPQVDHQFVDDQLVKEVDQVISIVKAGRALRNQTNIKVRQPLSDLVVRPNSAMKIETLKKYEQHIKEELNVKKLIVAAEDTELVEYNLKIDFKLLGPKYGRDLPLIQKALAALPAQEVAKKVRSKLGVELSFDDRKVVLNPDEIIVEIKAKQNYAVQEVDGMLLGINTQLTDELLSEGLARDLVRHIQELRKEADFELNDRIHLFYQASGKIEEAIVKHADYIKAETLSLTIQDRLENGVFSKELKLAGEPVKIGVKLASGVDA, encoded by the coding sequence ATGTTAAAAAAAGTAGATAGCCAGGCAGATTTTGTCGCCATCGAACATAAGATTCTCGATTTCTGGAGAGAAAATCAATCATTCAAAAAATTGGTTGAGAAAAATAAAGGAAAACCGCGTTGGTCATTTCTGGATGGTCCCATCACTGCTAATAACCCCATGGGGGTGCATCATGCCTGGGGCCGGACATATAAGGATATCTTTCAACGTTTTCATGCCATGACCGGGCACGAATTGCGCTACCAAAATGGTTTTGATTGCCAAGGATTATGGGTCGAGGTTGAGGTGGAAAAGGAATTGGGGATCAAATCCAAGACCGATATTGAGGCGTACGGGATCGAAAATTTCGTCAACAAGTGCAAAGAGCGGGTGATGAAATACTCGCGCATTCAGACCGAGCAATCGATCCGATTGGGCTATTGGATGGACTGGGACAACTCTTATTACACAATGTCCGATATCAATAATTTCACCATCTGGTTGTTCCTCAAAAAATGCTACGATCGCGGCTGGATTTATAAGGGTCATGATGTTATGCCATGGTGCATCGACTGTGGGGCGGCGATGTCGCAGCATGAAATTGCAACCGAAGGTTACCGCGAAATTCGTCATGACAGCATTTATGTGGTATTTCCGCTGGTGGGCCGCGAGAACGAAAACCTATTGGTCTGGACGACGACGCCATGGACTCTGCCTGCGAACGTCGCTGCTGCTGTTCATCCTGAGTTTACTTATGTTAAGGTCAAGCAAGGCGATCAGATTTATTATCTGGTTCGGGATCGCGTGCGCGAGGTCATGGCTTCGAAGGGTGAAATTGAAATTTTGGCGGAGATGCCAGGTGCAGCGATGGAAAGATGGGAATTTCGCTCTCCATTTGAAGAGCTCCCTGCCCAGAAAGGAGTCAAACACCCAGTCCTGCTATGGGACGAGGTGAGCGCAGAAGACGGTACTGGCATTGTCCATATTGCCCCAGGATGTGGCAAAGAAGATTTTGCTTTGGGGCAAAAGCATGGGCTTCCAGCTATCGCACCATTGGATCAATTCGGGACTTTTATCGACGGTTTTGACTGGTTGACTGGGCAGAATGTGATGAAAGTGGCCGAGCCCATCATTCAAAACCTCAAAGAAAAGCACATCCTCTACAAAAAAGAGCAGATTACGCACCGCTATCCGGTATGCTGGCGCCATGGCTCAGAATTGGTTTTCCGCCTGGTAGATGAATGGTTCATTAAGATGGACGAACTGCGCTATCAAATCATGGCGATCACCCAAAAGATCCGTTGGATGCCAGAGTATGGGATGCAGTTGGAATTGGACTGGCTGAAAAATATGAGTGACTGGATGATCTCCAAAAAGCGATACTGGGGATTAGCATTGCCGATTTACGAATGCGACCAGTGCGGCCATTTTGAGGTGATCGGTTCCATTGACGAGCTGAAACAGCGCGCGGTGGAAGGTTGGGATCAGTTCGTGGGGCACTCGCCGCATCGTCCTTGGATCGATTATGTGAAGATCGCCTGCAAACATTGTGGCGCAAAGGTATCGCGCATTAAAGATGTGGGCAATCCTTGGCTGGATGCTGGGATCGTTCCCTATTCGACCATGCGCTATTTAGAAGATCGTTCTTATTGGGAAAAATGGTTTCCAGCCGATTTCATCACCGAATGTTTTCCTGGCCAGTTCCGTAATTGGTTCTACGCCATCCTCGCGATGAGCACAGTGATGGAAAACCGCGAGCCGTTCAAGACGGTGCTGGGGCATGCGCTGGTGCGCGATGAAAAAGGGGAGGAGATGCACAAAAGCGCGGGCAATGCCATCTGGTTCGATGATGCTGCCGAAAAGATGGGCGTAGATACGATGCGCTGGATGTTCGCCGAGCATAATCCGTTTACCAATATCAATTTTGGCTATGGCCCTGCGAAAGAGATTCGCAAACATCTGCTGACCTTATGGAACAGCTATGCTTTCTGGACCAACTATGCTATTCTTGATGACATCAATCCCGCGACCTTGAAGATCAATTTTTCTGACTTGACCGAAATCGATCGTTGGGTCCTGGCGAAGTTGCAGCAGCTCATCCAAAACGCCCATGACAATTACAGCGATTATAATGTGATGGCGTTTATGAAAGCGGCGGAGGAATTCATCGATGATCTATCCAATTGGTATGTCCGTCGCAATCGACGGCGCTTCTGGAAGAGCGAAAAGGACAACGATAAGAAAGTGGCCTACTTTACGTTGCATCATGTATTGGTGACGCTGATTAAACTCTTGGCCCCAGTGATCCCGTTTTTGACTGAGGAGATGTATCAGAACTTGGTCCGATCCTGCGATCCATCTGCCCCAGAATCGGTTCATCATTGCGATTTCCCGCAGGTCGATCACCAATTTGTAGATGATCAGCTCGTAAAAGAAGTGGATCAGGTGATCAGCATCGTGAAAGCGGGTCGCGCTTTGCGCAATCAGACCAATATCAAAGTGCGGCAGCCACTTTCAGATTTGGTCGTCCGACCCAATAGCGCGATGAAGATCGAAACTTTGAAGAAATACGAACAACATATCAAAGAAGAACTAAATGTCAAAAAACTCATCGTCGCGGCCGAGGATACGGAACTCGTAGAGTATAATTTGAAAATCGATTTCAAATTGTTAGGGCCCAAATATGGTAGAGATCTGCCGCTGATTCAGAAGGCATTAGCGGCCCTGCCTGCTCAAGAAGTCGCCAAAAAGGTCCGTTCTAAGCTGGGGGTTGAGCTCAGCTTTGATGATCGGAAGGTTGTATTGAATCCCGATGAAATCATCGTCGAAATCAAGGCAAAACAGAATTATGCAGTCCAAGAGGTCGATGGGATGCTGTTAGGGATCAATACGCAGCTCACTGATGAACTGCTGAGCGAAGGGCTGGCGCGCGATTTAGTTCGTCATATTCAGGAGCTTCGTAAGGAAGCTGATTTCGAACTCAACGATCGCATTCACCTATTTTATCAGGCATCCGGAAAAATCGAGGAGGCAATTGTAAAACATGCCGATTACATCAAGGCGGAAACCTTGTCGCTGACCATCCAGGACCGTCTTGAAAATGGAGTCTTCTCTAAGGAGCTGAAGCTGGCTGGCGAACCAGTTAAAATCGGTGTGAAATTAGCCAGTGGCGTCGATGCATAA